One segment of Colius striatus isolate bColStr4 chromosome 11, bColStr4.1.hap1, whole genome shotgun sequence DNA contains the following:
- the NFE2L2 gene encoding nuclear factor erythroid 2-related factor 2 isoform X2: MEIELPAANQDMNLIDILWRQDIDLGARREVFDFSQRQKEYELEKQKKLEKERQEQLQKEQEKALLAQLELDEETGEFVPVQPAPHVQSENIEPPIGFSQTTQTTKPEAEALSFDDCMQLLAGAFPFIDDNEASSAAFQSLVPAQIDSNPVFISSDQTQPSETPALVPLAGAEDMQNIEQIWEELLSLPELQCLNIENDNLAEVSTVTSPEMKPTEMHDSYNYYSSLPIMRKDVNPDFLDGIESTFSGILPPEDTSQMSVNSVNDMSPSNSDFCEDFYTTFIDTKADSDTSTTHTISQSLAEILSEPIDLSDFSLCKAFSGSHSGIIPECNDSDSGISLNASSSVASPVESSAYRDKTYGCSDSEMDDTDSTPGSAPQSNASAAVSLPFQDQAFSSGEPSTQTPHLQHPNTPKKEPPGSPGHPKAPFTKDKTSSRLEAHLTVDEQRAKALQIPFPVEQIINLPVDDFNEMMSKEQFNEAQVTLIRDIRRRGKNKVAAQNCRKRKLENIVELKQDLSNLKDEKEKLLKEKGEHDKSLRQMKKQLTTLYLEVFSMLCDEDGKSYSPSEYSLQQTRDGNIFLVPKSRKAETNL, translated from the exons ATGGAGATTGAGCTGCCCGCCGCCAACCAG GACATGAACTTGATCGACATCCTTTGGAGGCAAGATATAGACCTTGGGGCAAGGCGTGAAGTTTTTGATTTTAGTCAACGACAGAAGGAGTATGAGcttgagaaacagaagaaacttgaaaaggaaagacaagAGCAGCTCCAaaaagagcaggagaaagcCTTGCTGGCTCAGCTGGAGTTAGATGAAGAGACAGGTGAATTTGTTCCTGTTCAGCCAGCTCCGCACGTTCAGTCAGAAAATATTGAGCCACCAATCGGGTTTTCACAG ACCACACAGACTACAAAACCAGAAGCAGAGGCCTTGTCCTTTGATGACTGCATGCAGCTCTTGGCAGGAGCATTCCCGTTTATAGATGACAATGAG GCTTCTTCAGCTGCATTTCAGTCACTGGTTCCTGCTCAGATTGATAGCAACCCAGTCTTTATTTCCTCTGATCAAACGCAGCCATCTGAAACACCTGCTCTAGTTCCACTTGCTGGTGCAGAGGATATGCAGAACATAGAGCAAATTTGGGAAGAATTATTGTCCCTTCCAGAATTACAG TGCCTTAACATTGAAAATGATAACCTGGCTGAGGTAAGCACAGTGACAAGCCCTGAAATGAAGCCAACAGAGATGCATGACAGCTACAACTACTACAGCTCATTACCCATCATGAGAAAAGATGTGAACCCAGATTTCCTGGATGGTATTGAGAGCACCTTCTCTGGCATTTTGCCACCAGAAGACACCAGTCAAATGAGTGTGAACTCTGTAAATGACATGTCCCCTTCAAACTCTGACTTCTGTGAGGACTTCTACACCACCTTTATTGATACAAAGGCAGACAGTGACACATCAACGACACACACCATCAGTCAGTCACTTGCAGAAATCCTAAGTGAACCTATTGATCTTTCTGATTTCTCACTCTGTAAAGCTTTTAGTGGCAGCCACTCAGGAATCATACCAGAATGTAATGATTCTGACTCTGGTATTTCATTGAATGCTAGTTCTAGTGTAGCATCACCTGTTGAATCATCTGCCTACAGAGATAAGACTTATGGTTGTAGCGATTCTGAAATGGATGACACAGATAGTACTCCTGGAAGTGCGCCCCAGAGCAATGCCAGCGCTGCTGTCTCTTTGCCCTTCCAGGATCAAGCCTTTTCTTCTGGGGAGCCAAGCACTCAAACACCTCATTTGCAGCATCCAAACACACCAAAGAAAGAACCCCCTGGCAGTCCAGGCCACCCCAAAGCTCCATTCACAAAAGATAAAACTTCAAGCCGCCTTGAAGCTCATCTCACAGTAGATGAGCAAAGAGCAAAAGCTCTGCAGATCCCTTTTCCTGTTGAACAAATCATCAACCTCCCTGTAGACGACTTCAACGAAATGATGTCCAAGGAGCAGTTCAACGAGGCCCAGGTTACGCTTATTCGAGATATACGCAGGAGAGGCAAGAACAAAGTGGCTGCTCAAAACTGCCGTAagagaaaactggaaaatataGTGGAACTGAAGCAAGACTTGAGTAACCTAAAAGATGAGAAAGAGAAGTTGCTTAAGGAAAAGGGAGAGCATGACAAAAGCCTTCGTCAAATGAAAAAGCAACTAACCACCTTATACCTCGAGGTCTTCAGCATGCTATGTGATGAAGATGGTAAGTCTTACTCTCCTAGTGAATATTCACTGCAGCAAACTAGAGACGGCAACATCTTTCTTGTTCctaaaagcaggaaagcagagacTAACCTTTGA
- the NFE2L2 gene encoding nuclear factor erythroid 2-related factor 2 isoform X1, which translates to MEIELPAANQDMNLIDILWRQDIDLGARREVFDFSQRQKEYELEKQKKLEKERQEQLQKEQEKALLAQLELDEETGEFVPVQPAPHVQSENIEPPIGFSQTTQTTKPEAEALSFDDCMQLLAGAFPFIDDNEVKMASSAAFQSLVPAQIDSNPVFISSDQTQPSETPALVPLAGAEDMQNIEQIWEELLSLPELQCLNIENDNLAEVSTVTSPEMKPTEMHDSYNYYSSLPIMRKDVNPDFLDGIESTFSGILPPEDTSQMSVNSVNDMSPSNSDFCEDFYTTFIDTKADSDTSTTHTISQSLAEILSEPIDLSDFSLCKAFSGSHSGIIPECNDSDSGISLNASSSVASPVESSAYRDKTYGCSDSEMDDTDSTPGSAPQSNASAAVSLPFQDQAFSSGEPSTQTPHLQHPNTPKKEPPGSPGHPKAPFTKDKTSSRLEAHLTVDEQRAKALQIPFPVEQIINLPVDDFNEMMSKEQFNEAQVTLIRDIRRRGKNKVAAQNCRKRKLENIVELKQDLSNLKDEKEKLLKEKGEHDKSLRQMKKQLTTLYLEVFSMLCDEDGKSYSPSEYSLQQTRDGNIFLVPKSRKAETNL; encoded by the exons ATGGAGATTGAGCTGCCCGCCGCCAACCAG GACATGAACTTGATCGACATCCTTTGGAGGCAAGATATAGACCTTGGGGCAAGGCGTGAAGTTTTTGATTTTAGTCAACGACAGAAGGAGTATGAGcttgagaaacagaagaaacttgaaaaggaaagacaagAGCAGCTCCAaaaagagcaggagaaagcCTTGCTGGCTCAGCTGGAGTTAGATGAAGAGACAGGTGAATTTGTTCCTGTTCAGCCAGCTCCGCACGTTCAGTCAGAAAATATTGAGCCACCAATCGGGTTTTCACAG ACCACACAGACTACAAAACCAGAAGCAGAGGCCTTGTCCTTTGATGACTGCATGCAGCTCTTGGCAGGAGCATTCCCGTTTATAGATGACAATGAGGTAAAAATG GCTTCTTCAGCTGCATTTCAGTCACTGGTTCCTGCTCAGATTGATAGCAACCCAGTCTTTATTTCCTCTGATCAAACGCAGCCATCTGAAACACCTGCTCTAGTTCCACTTGCTGGTGCAGAGGATATGCAGAACATAGAGCAAATTTGGGAAGAATTATTGTCCCTTCCAGAATTACAG TGCCTTAACATTGAAAATGATAACCTGGCTGAGGTAAGCACAGTGACAAGCCCTGAAATGAAGCCAACAGAGATGCATGACAGCTACAACTACTACAGCTCATTACCCATCATGAGAAAAGATGTGAACCCAGATTTCCTGGATGGTATTGAGAGCACCTTCTCTGGCATTTTGCCACCAGAAGACACCAGTCAAATGAGTGTGAACTCTGTAAATGACATGTCCCCTTCAAACTCTGACTTCTGTGAGGACTTCTACACCACCTTTATTGATACAAAGGCAGACAGTGACACATCAACGACACACACCATCAGTCAGTCACTTGCAGAAATCCTAAGTGAACCTATTGATCTTTCTGATTTCTCACTCTGTAAAGCTTTTAGTGGCAGCCACTCAGGAATCATACCAGAATGTAATGATTCTGACTCTGGTATTTCATTGAATGCTAGTTCTAGTGTAGCATCACCTGTTGAATCATCTGCCTACAGAGATAAGACTTATGGTTGTAGCGATTCTGAAATGGATGACACAGATAGTACTCCTGGAAGTGCGCCCCAGAGCAATGCCAGCGCTGCTGTCTCTTTGCCCTTCCAGGATCAAGCCTTTTCTTCTGGGGAGCCAAGCACTCAAACACCTCATTTGCAGCATCCAAACACACCAAAGAAAGAACCCCCTGGCAGTCCAGGCCACCCCAAAGCTCCATTCACAAAAGATAAAACTTCAAGCCGCCTTGAAGCTCATCTCACAGTAGATGAGCAAAGAGCAAAAGCTCTGCAGATCCCTTTTCCTGTTGAACAAATCATCAACCTCCCTGTAGACGACTTCAACGAAATGATGTCCAAGGAGCAGTTCAACGAGGCCCAGGTTACGCTTATTCGAGATATACGCAGGAGAGGCAAGAACAAAGTGGCTGCTCAAAACTGCCGTAagagaaaactggaaaatataGTGGAACTGAAGCAAGACTTGAGTAACCTAAAAGATGAGAAAGAGAAGTTGCTTAAGGAAAAGGGAGAGCATGACAAAAGCCTTCGTCAAATGAAAAAGCAACTAACCACCTTATACCTCGAGGTCTTCAGCATGCTATGTGATGAAGATGGTAAGTCTTACTCTCCTAGTGAATATTCACTGCAGCAAACTAGAGACGGCAACATCTTTCTTGTTCctaaaagcaggaaagcagagacTAACCTTTGA
- the NFE2L2 gene encoding nuclear factor erythroid 2-related factor 2 isoform X3 — protein MDMNLIDILWRQDIDLGARREVFDFSQRQKEYELEKQKKLEKERQEQLQKEQEKALLAQLELDEETGEFVPVQPAPHVQSENIEPPIGFSQTTQTTKPEAEALSFDDCMQLLAGAFPFIDDNEVKMASSAAFQSLVPAQIDSNPVFISSDQTQPSETPALVPLAGAEDMQNIEQIWEELLSLPELQCLNIENDNLAEVSTVTSPEMKPTEMHDSYNYYSSLPIMRKDVNPDFLDGIESTFSGILPPEDTSQMSVNSVNDMSPSNSDFCEDFYTTFIDTKADSDTSTTHTISQSLAEILSEPIDLSDFSLCKAFSGSHSGIIPECNDSDSGISLNASSSVASPVESSAYRDKTYGCSDSEMDDTDSTPGSAPQSNASAAVSLPFQDQAFSSGEPSTQTPHLQHPNTPKKEPPGSPGHPKAPFTKDKTSSRLEAHLTVDEQRAKALQIPFPVEQIINLPVDDFNEMMSKEQFNEAQVTLIRDIRRRGKNKVAAQNCRKRKLENIVELKQDLSNLKDEKEKLLKEKGEHDKSLRQMKKQLTTLYLEVFSMLCDEDGKSYSPSEYSLQQTRDGNIFLVPKSRKAETNL, from the exons ATG GACATGAACTTGATCGACATCCTTTGGAGGCAAGATATAGACCTTGGGGCAAGGCGTGAAGTTTTTGATTTTAGTCAACGACAGAAGGAGTATGAGcttgagaaacagaagaaacttgaaaaggaaagacaagAGCAGCTCCAaaaagagcaggagaaagcCTTGCTGGCTCAGCTGGAGTTAGATGAAGAGACAGGTGAATTTGTTCCTGTTCAGCCAGCTCCGCACGTTCAGTCAGAAAATATTGAGCCACCAATCGGGTTTTCACAG ACCACACAGACTACAAAACCAGAAGCAGAGGCCTTGTCCTTTGATGACTGCATGCAGCTCTTGGCAGGAGCATTCCCGTTTATAGATGACAATGAGGTAAAAATG GCTTCTTCAGCTGCATTTCAGTCACTGGTTCCTGCTCAGATTGATAGCAACCCAGTCTTTATTTCCTCTGATCAAACGCAGCCATCTGAAACACCTGCTCTAGTTCCACTTGCTGGTGCAGAGGATATGCAGAACATAGAGCAAATTTGGGAAGAATTATTGTCCCTTCCAGAATTACAG TGCCTTAACATTGAAAATGATAACCTGGCTGAGGTAAGCACAGTGACAAGCCCTGAAATGAAGCCAACAGAGATGCATGACAGCTACAACTACTACAGCTCATTACCCATCATGAGAAAAGATGTGAACCCAGATTTCCTGGATGGTATTGAGAGCACCTTCTCTGGCATTTTGCCACCAGAAGACACCAGTCAAATGAGTGTGAACTCTGTAAATGACATGTCCCCTTCAAACTCTGACTTCTGTGAGGACTTCTACACCACCTTTATTGATACAAAGGCAGACAGTGACACATCAACGACACACACCATCAGTCAGTCACTTGCAGAAATCCTAAGTGAACCTATTGATCTTTCTGATTTCTCACTCTGTAAAGCTTTTAGTGGCAGCCACTCAGGAATCATACCAGAATGTAATGATTCTGACTCTGGTATTTCATTGAATGCTAGTTCTAGTGTAGCATCACCTGTTGAATCATCTGCCTACAGAGATAAGACTTATGGTTGTAGCGATTCTGAAATGGATGACACAGATAGTACTCCTGGAAGTGCGCCCCAGAGCAATGCCAGCGCTGCTGTCTCTTTGCCCTTCCAGGATCAAGCCTTTTCTTCTGGGGAGCCAAGCACTCAAACACCTCATTTGCAGCATCCAAACACACCAAAGAAAGAACCCCCTGGCAGTCCAGGCCACCCCAAAGCTCCATTCACAAAAGATAAAACTTCAAGCCGCCTTGAAGCTCATCTCACAGTAGATGAGCAAAGAGCAAAAGCTCTGCAGATCCCTTTTCCTGTTGAACAAATCATCAACCTCCCTGTAGACGACTTCAACGAAATGATGTCCAAGGAGCAGTTCAACGAGGCCCAGGTTACGCTTATTCGAGATATACGCAGGAGAGGCAAGAACAAAGTGGCTGCTCAAAACTGCCGTAagagaaaactggaaaatataGTGGAACTGAAGCAAGACTTGAGTAACCTAAAAGATGAGAAAGAGAAGTTGCTTAAGGAAAAGGGAGAGCATGACAAAAGCCTTCGTCAAATGAAAAAGCAACTAACCACCTTATACCTCGAGGTCTTCAGCATGCTATGTGATGAAGATGGTAAGTCTTACTCTCCTAGTGAATATTCACTGCAGCAAACTAGAGACGGCAACATCTTTCTTGTTCctaaaagcaggaaagcagagacTAACCTTTGA
- the NFE2L2 gene encoding nuclear factor erythroid 2-related factor 2 isoform X4, translating to MNLIDILWRQDIDLGARREVFDFSQRQKEYELEKQKKLEKERQEQLQKEQEKALLAQLELDEETGEFVPVQPAPHVQSENIEPPIGFSQTTQTTKPEAEALSFDDCMQLLAGAFPFIDDNEVKMASSAAFQSLVPAQIDSNPVFISSDQTQPSETPALVPLAGAEDMQNIEQIWEELLSLPELQCLNIENDNLAEVSTVTSPEMKPTEMHDSYNYYSSLPIMRKDVNPDFLDGIESTFSGILPPEDTSQMSVNSVNDMSPSNSDFCEDFYTTFIDTKADSDTSTTHTISQSLAEILSEPIDLSDFSLCKAFSGSHSGIIPECNDSDSGISLNASSSVASPVESSAYRDKTYGCSDSEMDDTDSTPGSAPQSNASAAVSLPFQDQAFSSGEPSTQTPHLQHPNTPKKEPPGSPGHPKAPFTKDKTSSRLEAHLTVDEQRAKALQIPFPVEQIINLPVDDFNEMMSKEQFNEAQVTLIRDIRRRGKNKVAAQNCRKRKLENIVELKQDLSNLKDEKEKLLKEKGEHDKSLRQMKKQLTTLYLEVFSMLCDEDGKSYSPSEYSLQQTRDGNIFLVPKSRKAETNL from the exons ATGAACTTGATCGACATCCTTTGGAGGCAAGATATAGACCTTGGGGCAAGGCGTGAAGTTTTTGATTTTAGTCAACGACAGAAGGAGTATGAGcttgagaaacagaagaaacttgaaaaggaaagacaagAGCAGCTCCAaaaagagcaggagaaagcCTTGCTGGCTCAGCTGGAGTTAGATGAAGAGACAGGTGAATTTGTTCCTGTTCAGCCAGCTCCGCACGTTCAGTCAGAAAATATTGAGCCACCAATCGGGTTTTCACAG ACCACACAGACTACAAAACCAGAAGCAGAGGCCTTGTCCTTTGATGACTGCATGCAGCTCTTGGCAGGAGCATTCCCGTTTATAGATGACAATGAGGTAAAAATG GCTTCTTCAGCTGCATTTCAGTCACTGGTTCCTGCTCAGATTGATAGCAACCCAGTCTTTATTTCCTCTGATCAAACGCAGCCATCTGAAACACCTGCTCTAGTTCCACTTGCTGGTGCAGAGGATATGCAGAACATAGAGCAAATTTGGGAAGAATTATTGTCCCTTCCAGAATTACAG TGCCTTAACATTGAAAATGATAACCTGGCTGAGGTAAGCACAGTGACAAGCCCTGAAATGAAGCCAACAGAGATGCATGACAGCTACAACTACTACAGCTCATTACCCATCATGAGAAAAGATGTGAACCCAGATTTCCTGGATGGTATTGAGAGCACCTTCTCTGGCATTTTGCCACCAGAAGACACCAGTCAAATGAGTGTGAACTCTGTAAATGACATGTCCCCTTCAAACTCTGACTTCTGTGAGGACTTCTACACCACCTTTATTGATACAAAGGCAGACAGTGACACATCAACGACACACACCATCAGTCAGTCACTTGCAGAAATCCTAAGTGAACCTATTGATCTTTCTGATTTCTCACTCTGTAAAGCTTTTAGTGGCAGCCACTCAGGAATCATACCAGAATGTAATGATTCTGACTCTGGTATTTCATTGAATGCTAGTTCTAGTGTAGCATCACCTGTTGAATCATCTGCCTACAGAGATAAGACTTATGGTTGTAGCGATTCTGAAATGGATGACACAGATAGTACTCCTGGAAGTGCGCCCCAGAGCAATGCCAGCGCTGCTGTCTCTTTGCCCTTCCAGGATCAAGCCTTTTCTTCTGGGGAGCCAAGCACTCAAACACCTCATTTGCAGCATCCAAACACACCAAAGAAAGAACCCCCTGGCAGTCCAGGCCACCCCAAAGCTCCATTCACAAAAGATAAAACTTCAAGCCGCCTTGAAGCTCATCTCACAGTAGATGAGCAAAGAGCAAAAGCTCTGCAGATCCCTTTTCCTGTTGAACAAATCATCAACCTCCCTGTAGACGACTTCAACGAAATGATGTCCAAGGAGCAGTTCAACGAGGCCCAGGTTACGCTTATTCGAGATATACGCAGGAGAGGCAAGAACAAAGTGGCTGCTCAAAACTGCCGTAagagaaaactggaaaatataGTGGAACTGAAGCAAGACTTGAGTAACCTAAAAGATGAGAAAGAGAAGTTGCTTAAGGAAAAGGGAGAGCATGACAAAAGCCTTCGTCAAATGAAAAAGCAACTAACCACCTTATACCTCGAGGTCTTCAGCATGCTATGTGATGAAGATGGTAAGTCTTACTCTCCTAGTGAATATTCACTGCAGCAAACTAGAGACGGCAACATCTTTCTTGTTCctaaaagcaggaaagcagagacTAACCTTTGA